In Anser cygnoides isolate HZ-2024a breed goose chromosome 16, Taihu_goose_T2T_genome, whole genome shotgun sequence, one genomic interval encodes:
- the ZFP64 gene encoding zinc finger protein 64, translated as MNPGGGAGAAPAFPGPVQFPGGTTVLVELTPDIHICGICKQQFNNLDAFVAHKQSGCQLTSAAAGATSTVQFVSEETVPSTQAQTAARTITSETQTITVSAPEFVFEHGYQTYLPSESSEPPAAAIVSTPPKARSRKSTSSLTQKKLNCCYPGCQFKTSYGMKDMERHLRTHTGDKPHKCDVCNKCFSRKDKLKMHMRSHTGVKPYKCKHCDYAAADSSSLNKHQRIHSNERPFKCQICPYASRNSSQLTVHLRSHTGDAPFQCQMCPAKFKINSDLKRHMRVHSGEKPYKCEFCEVRCAMKGNLKSHIRIKHSMENTLKCPECEFQCGNKTSLRHHIRTHQPEQPVKCSECNYSCSNKAALKVHERIHCKDRPFKCEFCSFDTKQRSNLTTHVRKAHGDKVKTKKQTVEKKEGDRPKQGGSRQVAKLDAKKAFKCDLCDASFVREDSLRSHKKQHSMYSGSKNNELAVLQLQMDPSRQTSAPITVSHLQVPIQAAQVSPYNEGRVKIIVGHQVPQSNSIVQAASVNVVPPTLVSQNQEDLSGNSRLQLLGQVSLLAPPPPPISQSEAVPVAQPAVLLTTHDQTDGTALHQTLIPAAPVSSHEASANQAFITSSGISCSDLEGLNALIQEGATEVTVVSDGDQSITVSTSAPPPPIFSSSSHTEAPKQTYSIIQSGPHTALLCPADSIPD; from the exons ATGAaccccggcggcggggcgggggcggcgccggcGTTCCCGGGCCCCGTGCAGT TTCCAGGAGGCACCACGGTGCTGGTGGAGCTCACCCCGGACATCCACATCTGTGGCATCTGCAAGCAGCAGTTCAACAACCTCGATGCCTTCGTCGCGCACAAGCAGAGCGGTTGCCAGCTCACAAGTGCGGCAGCTGGGGCCACCAGCACGGTCCAGTTTGTGTCGGAGGAAACGGTGCCCTCGACACAGGCACAAACTGCGGCCAGAACCATCACCTCGGAGACCCAAACCATCACAG TTTCTGCACCAGAGTTTGTTTTTGAGCATGGCTATCAAACGTACCTGCCTAGCGAGAGCAGTgagcctccagctgctgctatTGTCTCTACACCACCAAAAGCACGTTCAAGAAAATCGACTTCCTCGCTTACACAGAAGAAACTAAACTGTTGCTATCCAG GTTGCCAGTTCAAGACTTCCTATGGTATGAAGGATATGGAACGTCATCTGCGAACCCACACAG gagACAAGCCCCATAAATGTGATGTTTGTAACAAATGTTTTAGTCGCAAAGATAAGCTGAAGATGCACATGCGGTCCCATACTGGCGTGAAGCCTTACAAATGTAAACACTGTGACTATgcagctgctgacagcagcagtcTCAACAAGCACCAGCGCATTCACTCCAATGAGCGTCCTTTTAAATGCCAAATCTGTCCTTATGCAAGCCGCAACTCTAGCCAGCTAACTGTACACCTCAGATCCCACACAG GAGATGCTCCTTTCCAGTGTCAGATGTGTCCTGCTAAATTTAAAATCAACTCGGACTTGAAGAGGCACATGCGTGTGCATTCTGGTGAGAAACCTTACAAATGTGAGTTCTGTGAGGTCCGGTGCGCCATGAAAGGAAACTTGAAATCACACATTCGTATCAAACACAGTATGGAAAATACTCTGAAGTGTCCAGAGTGTGAGTTTCAGtgtggaaacaaaacaagcctTCGACACCACATAAGAACTCATCAGCCTGAGCAGCCAGTGAAGTGCTCGGAGTGCAACTACTCTTGTTCCAACAAGGCAGCTCTGAAAGTGCATGAGCGAATTCACTGCAAAGATCGTCCTTTCAAATGTGAATTTTGCAGCTTCGATACCAAGCAGCGGAGCAACCTGACTACTCATGTgaggaaagctcatggagacAAAGTCAAGACCAAGAAGCAAACAgtggagaagaaggaaggagacaGGCCAAAGCAAGGTGGCTCCAGGCAAGTTGCCAAATTAGATGCCAAGAAGGCATTTAAGTGTGATTTGTGTGATGCTTCCTTTGTCCGAGAAGATTCTCTTAGGAGTCATAAGAAGCAGCACAGTATGTACAGTGGATCTAAAAATAATGAACTGGCTGTTCTACAGCTCCAGATGGATCCCAGTCGACAGACCAGTGCCCCGATTACTGTCAGTCACCTCCAGGTCCCAATTCAGGCTGCTCAGGTTTCTCCATACAACGAGGGAAGGGTCAAGATCATTGTGGGTCACCAGGTTCCTCAGAGTAACAGCATAGTTCAGGCTGCATCGGTGAATGTTGTGCCCCCCACACTAGTTAGCCAGAACCAGGAAGATCTCTCAGGCAACAGCCGCTTGCAGCTGCTGGGCCAAGTCAGTTTGCTGGCACCACCTCCACCTCCAATATCACAAAGCGAAGCAGTGCCTGTGGCACAGCCAGCAGTTCTTCTAACAACCCATGATCAAACTGATGGAACTGCTTTACATCAAACTCTGATTCCTGCTGCACCTGTCAGCAGTCATGAGGCTTCAGCAAACCAAGCTTTCATCACCAGCTCTGGAATCAGCTGCTCTGACTTAGAAGGCCTTAATGCTTTGATACAAGAAGGAGCAACAGAAGTGACTGTGGTTAGTGATGGAGATCAGAGTATCACGGTGTCCACTTCAGCTCCCCCTCCTCCTATCTTCTCCTCATCTTCTCACACAGAAGCCCCTAAGCAGACCTACTCTATCATTCAAAGTGGACCACACACAGCTTTGCTGTGTCCAGCAGACTCAATACCAGATTAG